A DNA window from Paralichthys olivaceus isolate ysfri-2021 chromosome 11, ASM2471397v2, whole genome shotgun sequence contains the following coding sequences:
- the LOC109630021 gene encoding oligodendrocyte-myelin glycoprotein-like, with protein MRFLIMSACSASLLCFLLLLLCGLLGDWVLTICPSVCSCSRGHRVVDCSSRGLTKIPPDLQHNIRLLNLSFNSLLGLDNQLSRYAHLRTLDLSYNSLENLPPVLPRSLWVMRAAGNHVRSLDKNDTAYHWNLKVLDLSDNELERVVFINNTLSSLQTLNLSHNRFWTVPTNMPHNLESIDLSHNYLVQILAGSLDRLPRLTKFYLNANRFSWLSEGVFEKLTGLEMMSLGDNPWACEEEENIMRLLRWAKQTRATVLGCPCYTTPICGQAHLATPGIEWHSTVFTEPPLWVDSRGEGQLPARTEEVTSSHQGKSALFETVMYQDKRRVNKSGDQVVFVWTSSTSFNSFSTYTSTTAHPLSSKKKTPNNSQNKGHSPIVKTQLTVTLSIIVMTSTFNNF; from the exons GTTTCTGATCATGTCTGCCTGCTCAGCTTCTctgctctgcttcctcctcctacTGCTGTGTGGGCTACTGGGAGATTGGGTGCTTACTATCTGCCCCTCTGTGTGCTCCTGCAGCCGTGGACACCGTGTGGTAGATTGCTCCTCACGAGGCCTAACCAAAATACCTCCCGATCTGCAGCACAACATCCGCCTTCTCAACCTCTCTTTTAATAG CTTGCTGGGCCTGGACAACCAACTCAGCAGATATGCCCACCTGCGAACACTGGACCTGTCCTACAACAGCCTGGAAAACCTGCCCCCTGTCTTACCAAGGTCTCTGTGGGTCATGCGAGCAGCAGGGAACCATGTACGGTCACTGGACAAAAATGACACAGCTTACCACTGGAACCTGAAAGTGTTGGATTTGTCAGATAATGAGCTAGAGAGAGTGGTCTTCATCAACAACACACTGTCCAGTCTTCAAACTCTCAACCTTAGTCACAACAGGTTTTGGACTGTGCCTACAAATATGCCACACAACCTTGAGAGTATTGATTTGTCACATAACTATCTAGTGCAGATCCTGGCTGGATCACTGGACCGGCTGCCTAGGCTGACTAAGTTTTACTTGAATGCTAATCGCTTCTCCTGGTTGTCTGAAGGGGTCTTTGAGAAGTTGACGGGACTAGAGATGATGTCTCTTGGAGATAACCCCTGGGcttgtgaagaagaagaaaatataatgAGGCTCCTGAGATGGGCTAAGCAGACCCGTGCAACTGTTCTAGGTTGTCCCTGTTATACAACACCCATTTGTGGGCAAGCCCACCTGGCAACACCAGGAATAGAGTGGCACTCTACGGTGTTTACTGAGCCACCACTTTGGGTTGACAGCAGAGGTGAAGGCCAATTGCCTGCAAGGACTGAAGAGGTCACATCAAGTCACCAAGGCAAATCTGCCCTTTTTGAGACGGTAATGTATCAAGACAAACGAAGAGTGAACAAATCTGGTGACCAAGTGGTGTTTGTCTGGACATCTTCCACAAGTTTCAACAGTTTCTCTACATACACAAGCACAACAGCACACCCACTGTCTTCGAAAAAGAAGACGCCCAATAACTCACAGAATAAAGGTCACAGCCCAATTGTGAAGACTCAGCTAACTGTAACCCTGAGCATTATAGTAATGACATCAACATTCAACAACTTCTAA